One Phocaeicola dorei genomic region harbors:
- a CDS encoding ABC transporter ATP-binding protein: MNDIAIRFDHVGKLYKLGLVGTGTLSHDLNRWWKTTILRQEDPYLKIGETNDRSKKGASEYVWALKDITFDVHQGDVVGIIGKNGAGKSTLLKLLSRVTSPTTGAIRARGRIASLLEVGTGFHPELTGRENIYMNGSIMGMTRHEISHKLDEIVDFAGVERYVDTPVKRYSSGMTVRLGFAVAAFLEPEILVVDEVLAVGDAEFQKKAIGKMQDVSKGEGRTVLFVSHNMAAVRVLCKQGIVLNNGTVAYTGSIEDCVNYYIGNNISSFNTHTIINDKQRREKGAFLREIEFLEARLFNDPKTVGNNEPIELEIKLKKNITNIDVCQYTVNFTDDADVLVESFITAPIPVPKDKDEYTVRLKVSSHGLTKRCYHISFVAGLKDFSIGARNFDIVRDVLSFEVSYYQKNPDKKYLIWYRDWGAVVHSNENIAVEVI; encoded by the coding sequence ATGAACGATATAGCAATCCGGTTTGACCATGTAGGCAAACTCTACAAACTCGGTCTGGTCGGCACCGGCACACTGAGCCACGACCTCAACCGCTGGTGGAAAACGACCATTCTCCGCCAGGAAGACCCCTATCTGAAGATAGGCGAAACCAACGACCGCAGCAAGAAAGGCGCGTCGGAATATGTCTGGGCGTTGAAAGACATCACCTTCGATGTGCATCAAGGCGATGTAGTAGGCATTATCGGAAAAAACGGTGCCGGGAAGTCCACCTTGTTGAAACTTCTGTCGCGTGTCACCTCCCCTACCACCGGAGCCATCCGTGCCCGTGGCCGCATTGCCTCTCTCTTGGAAGTCGGTACCGGTTTCCATCCGGAGCTGACCGGCCGTGAGAACATCTACATGAACGGCTCCATCATGGGCATGACTCGCCACGAAATCTCCCACAAGTTGGACGAGATAGTCGACTTTGCCGGTGTGGAACGCTATGTAGATACCCCCGTAAAACGCTATTCCAGCGGCATGACCGTCCGTCTGGGCTTTGCCGTAGCCGCTTTTCTGGAACCGGAAATACTGGTAGTAGATGAGGTACTTGCCGTAGGTGATGCCGAATTCCAGAAGAAAGCTATCGGCAAGATGCAGGACGTGTCGAAAGGCGAAGGGAGGACGGTGTTGTTTGTGAGTCATAATATGGCGGCGGTACGAGTTCTTTGCAAACAAGGGATAGTACTCAACAACGGAACTGTAGCCTATACGGGAAGTATAGAGGACTGCGTTAATTATTATATAGGTAATAATATATCTTCTTTCAACACACATACTATCATCAATGATAAACAAAGAAGGGAGAAAGGAGCATTTTTAAGAGAAATTGAATTTTTGGAAGCTCGCTTATTTAATGATCCAAAAACTGTAGGCAACAACGAACCAATAGAACTGGAAATTAAGCTTAAAAAAAACATTACTAATATAGATGTCTGCCAATATACCGTAAATTTCACAGATGATGCTGATGTATTGGTAGAATCATTCATAACTGCACCGATCCCTGTTCCAAAAGACAAAGATGAATATACAGTTCGTCTGAAAGTTTCCAGCCATGGATTAACCAAACGCTGCTACCACATCTCGTTCGTTGCAGGATTGAAAGACTTCTCAATAGGTGCAAGAAACTTTGATATTGTGAGAGACGTATTGTCATTCGAAGTAAGTTACTACCAAAAGAATCCCGACAAAAAATATCTTATATGGTACAGAGATTGGGGAGCTGTAGTACACAGCAATGAAAACATTGCTGTAGAAGTTATCTGA
- a CDS encoding ABC transporter permease, with amino-acid sequence MTKENWTIEIKPKKKWLDIDLKGIWRYRDLYYMYVKRDIVTVYKQTILGPLWFLIQPIFTTVMYMFIFGGLAGISTDGVPQPLFYMAGIMLWNYFSSAFNVSSNVFTANAGVFGKVYFPRLVVPLSGITSNLIKFGIQLLLFIAMYLYFYVKGASLHVNAALLLFPFLTFLIAFHAMSWGLIVSALTTKYRDLTQLVTFGLQLFMYATPVIYPLNAAPEKYRDIIALNPLTPIFETFKYSCMGCGSLDWGGLAYSTLFMLSTLFCAVVIFSRVERNFMDTV; translated from the coding sequence ATGACTAAAGAAAACTGGACAATAGAAATAAAGCCAAAGAAAAAATGGCTGGATATAGATCTGAAAGGTATATGGCGGTACCGTGACCTATACTATATGTACGTGAAACGCGACATTGTCACCGTGTACAAACAAACTATTCTGGGTCCTCTCTGGTTCCTCATCCAACCGATCTTCACTACCGTGATGTATATGTTCATATTCGGTGGCCTGGCAGGTATCTCGACGGACGGAGTACCACAGCCTTTATTCTACATGGCAGGTATCATGCTGTGGAATTATTTCAGTTCCGCGTTCAACGTATCCTCCAATGTGTTCACGGCCAATGCGGGCGTGTTCGGCAAAGTCTACTTCCCCCGTCTGGTCGTGCCGTTGTCCGGCATCACCTCCAACCTGATCAAGTTCGGAATACAATTGTTGTTGTTCATTGCCATGTATCTCTATTTTTATGTGAAAGGAGCTTCACTGCATGTCAATGCCGCCCTGCTGTTGTTTCCGTTCCTGACATTTCTGATTGCATTCCATGCCATGTCGTGGGGGTTGATCGTATCGGCGCTGACCACCAAATACCGTGACCTCACCCAGTTGGTCACCTTCGGCCTGCAACTGTTCATGTATGCCACTCCGGTCATTTATCCGCTAAACGCAGCTCCGGAAAAATACCGTGACATCATCGCGCTCAACCCGTTGACCCCCATATTCGAGACCTTTAAATACAGCTGCATGGGGTGTGGTTCACTTGATTGGGGCGGATTGGCATATAGCACTTTGTTTATGCTCTCCACCCTGTTCTGCGCAGTAGTCATCTTCAGCCGGGTGGAACGCAATTTTATGGATACAGTGTAA
- a CDS encoding glycosyltransferase family 2 protein → MKNKISIIVPIFNSEKYLTRCLASLQNQTLGDYEVILINDGSIDHSACICNEFVQKDNRFRVIHKKNGGVSSARNIGLAVTQGEYVLFVDSDDYIDRHLLENLLQVGSYDLVLTGLSCMKDDTCVKTKHVEAGEWTLDDLRDDKFYYIDYTTALHGKLYRKTVIDNYQLRFNENLSYAEDRDFNIKFISHANQVCNVDYAGYYYQIDIVTGLSHKIYDYNLQNDIEYWNQLYQLLCINQANGNFPIKKYMVNKLFNYLVDNLYQISKVRNLRETFKLMSSVHPVVNWNFLKQNKEIIDCPEWMKKMLFLPSAILILLLKYYT, encoded by the coding sequence ATGAAGAATAAAATATCTATCATTGTCCCTATATTCAATTCAGAAAAATACCTTACTCGCTGTCTGGCTTCTTTGCAAAATCAGACTTTAGGAGATTATGAAGTGATTTTAATAAACGATGGATCTATAGACCATTCTGCATGTATATGTAATGAATTTGTACAAAAAGACAACCGATTTAGGGTTATTCATAAAAAGAATGGAGGGGTTTCTTCTGCTAGAAATATCGGATTGGCCGTCACTCAGGGTGAATATGTCTTATTTGTAGATAGTGATGATTATATTGACCGTCACCTGTTGGAGAATTTATTACAGGTTGGTTCTTATGATTTGGTCTTAACAGGGTTAAGTTGCATGAAAGATGATACTTGCGTAAAGACTAAGCATGTTGAAGCGGGAGAATGGACTTTAGATGATTTACGTGATGATAAATTCTATTATATAGATTATACGACTGCCCTTCATGGAAAGCTTTATAGAAAGACGGTAATTGATAATTATCAGCTACGTTTTAATGAGAATTTATCGTACGCGGAAGATAGGGATTTTAACATTAAATTCATTAGTCATGCAAATCAAGTTTGTAATGTTGACTATGCCGGCTACTACTATCAAATAGATATCGTAACGGGCTTGTCCCATAAAATATATGATTATAATTTGCAAAATGATATAGAATACTGGAATCAACTCTATCAATTACTTTGTATAAACCAAGCAAACGGAAATTTCCCAATAAAAAAATATATGGTGAATAAGTTGTTTAATTATTTGGTTGACAATCTTTACCAGATATCAAAAGTCAGAAATTTGAGAGAAACTTTTAAATTGATGAGTTCCGTTCACCCTGTGGTTAATTGGAATTTTTTGAAACAAAATAAAGAAATAATTGATTGTCCCGAATGGATGAAAAAAATGTTGTTTTTACCTTCTGCAATTCTAATTTTGTTATTAAAGTATTATACATGA
- a CDS encoding Coenzyme F420 hydrogenase/dehydrogenase, beta subunit C-terminal domain, with protein sequence MISIIDKEKCCGCNACGDICNQHAITFHLDREGFWYPRVDPNLCTNCGMCERTCPQLVKYDQKHYHLQTPRVFAAYSKDEDIRMDSTSGGIHSMLALNIYKKQGYVGGAIYNSDHTVSQTISYDKELLSQIRSSKYLQSNAEGIYRHIQSLLKQDKLVFFCGTPCQIKALHLFLRKDYENLITCDFVCRGVNSPKVFLSYMKMLEKEFKSTATNIKFKAKDEGWHNFSMRVKFANGKEYCKNRWQDLFFIGYLQNGVFTRPSCFACRFKGFPRTSDITLADFWGIENIDPSMDQDKGTSLVMINSPKGMKLFESIKEQIEWKEFSYEEALKENPAIENSLNRPDTNREIFFNDIDKLPYYKVAQKYFVQQSTKESILKRIKLKLGYMYYMAQKFKKGIKPLHYSYSDIKTFKFINLSSDQVVRAFDYPFQNYKYSLVQIDKGAQLVLNSKFEMGVKQVEMSRIETRILLENNSKMIVNGLFRMYAGSYIRVIESGTLIIHGGFINENVQIICGDTIEIGKDCTIGRDVVIRSYDAHKIIKEEYQISEPIHIGEHVWIGQGATILKGVTIGNGAIIAAGAIVTRDVPAHAIVAGIPAKIVETNVNWE encoded by the coding sequence ATGATCAGCATTATAGATAAGGAAAAATGTTGTGGATGTAATGCATGTGGTGATATATGCAATCAACATGCCATAACATTTCACCTCGATCGGGAAGGATTTTGGTACCCTCGTGTTGACCCTAATCTATGCACGAACTGTGGTATGTGCGAACGTACCTGTCCACAATTGGTTAAATACGATCAAAAACACTACCATTTACAAACTCCACGAGTTTTTGCTGCATACAGCAAAGATGAAGATATTAGAATGGATAGTACATCGGGGGGGATACATTCAATGTTGGCTTTAAATATATACAAAAAACAAGGATACGTAGGAGGCGCTATTTATAATAGCGACCATACCGTATCGCAAACTATAAGCTATGATAAAGAACTTTTATCACAAATACGCAGTTCCAAATATTTGCAAAGCAATGCAGAAGGCATTTATCGCCATATACAATCATTATTAAAGCAAGATAAATTAGTGTTTTTTTGTGGCACACCTTGCCAAATAAAAGCTCTTCATTTATTCCTTCGAAAAGATTATGAAAACCTCATCACATGCGATTTTGTTTGTAGAGGCGTTAACTCGCCCAAAGTGTTTCTATCTTATATGAAAATGCTCGAAAAAGAGTTTAAATCGACTGCTACAAACATCAAATTTAAAGCGAAAGATGAAGGGTGGCACAACTTTTCAATGCGTGTAAAATTTGCCAATGGAAAAGAGTATTGCAAAAATCGATGGCAGGATTTATTCTTTATAGGTTACCTTCAAAATGGAGTATTCACTCGTCCCTCTTGTTTTGCTTGCCGATTTAAAGGCTTTCCAAGGACATCAGACATTACGTTGGCTGATTTTTGGGGTATAGAAAACATTGACCCGTCTATGGACCAAGATAAAGGTACATCGTTAGTTATGATTAATTCCCCAAAAGGCATGAAGTTATTTGAATCTATCAAAGAGCAAATTGAATGGAAGGAGTTTTCTTACGAAGAAGCACTTAAAGAGAATCCTGCTATTGAAAATTCCTTAAATAGACCCGATACCAATCGAGAAATCTTCTTTAATGACATTGATAAACTACCATATTATAAAGTTGCACAAAAATATTTCGTTCAACAGTCTACAAAAGAAAGTATATTAAAACGAATCAAACTCAAACTCGGATATATGTACTACATGGCTCAAAAATTTAAAAAAGGCATAAAACCATTACACTATTCTTATTCCGACATTAAAACCTTTAAATTCATTAATCTTTCGTCTGATCAAGTGGTACGGGCTTTTGACTATCCTTTTCAAAACTACAAATACAGTCTTGTACAAATAGACAAAGGAGCACAATTAGTATTAAACTCCAAGTTTGAAATGGGAGTAAAACAAGTCGAGATGTCACGAATAGAGACAAGAATCCTGCTTGAGAACAACTCAAAAATGATTGTTAATGGACTTTTCCGAATGTATGCAGGTTCGTATATTCGTGTCATCGAGAGTGGAACATTGATTATTCATGGAGGATTTATCAATGAAAATGTACAGATAATTTGTGGAGATACGATTGAAATCGGAAAAGATTGTACCATTGGGAGAGATGTCGTAATTCGCTCTTATGATGCACATAAAATCATCAAAGAGGAATATCAGATTTCGGAACCGATTCACATCGGCGAACATGTGTGGATAGGCCAAGGTGCAACCATATTGAAAGGTGTAACGATTGGCAATGGTGCTATCATAGCTGCTGGAGCTATCGTTACAAGAGATGTGCCTGCTCATGCGATAGTAGCTGGTATTCCAGCCAAAATAGTTGAAACAAACGTAAATTGGGAATAG
- a CDS encoding polysaccharide pyruvyl transferase family protein, whose protein sequence is MKIAILTLPLHTNYGGLLQAYALQSALERMGYEVSVLDKIRKPKVQIPFSVSVKRLIMKFILRKNVAPIGQLEDYKRRKKRNTNTWKFADKYIHRHELDNLGSIKEDDYDVFVVGSDQIWRREYILNSFKCVEDAFLGFAKTWNVKRIAYAPSFGHDVWDYTPEETVSIRALLRLFDYLSVREESGVELCMRELGLTTKHVADPTMLLTAEDYKVLIKNTSKSSGNLLCYVLDMTEEKQQEINAILKEYNLKPFTVNANVEAEWDSDKVSVQPPVEQWLRGFMDADLVITDSFHACVFSIIFNKKFIVMGNSHRGTARINSLLRTFGSEPSSERLAKLNELRVEGLIFLSNALCQR, encoded by the coding sequence ATGAAGATAGCAATATTAACATTACCGCTTCATACAAACTATGGAGGGCTGTTGCAGGCATATGCATTACAATCAGCCTTAGAGCGTATGGGATATGAAGTTTCTGTCTTAGATAAAATACGCAAGCCAAAGGTTCAAATACCGTTCAGCGTGTCTGTTAAGAGATTGATAATGAAGTTCATCCTGCGTAAGAATGTTGCTCCTATAGGTCAATTAGAGGATTACAAGCGAAGAAAAAAGCGAAATACGAATACTTGGAAATTTGCCGACAAGTATATTCACAGACACGAGTTGGACAACCTTGGTTCAATAAAGGAGGATGATTATGATGTTTTTGTCGTGGGTAGTGACCAGATATGGCGAAGAGAGTATATTTTGAATAGTTTCAAGTGTGTCGAAGATGCGTTCTTGGGCTTTGCGAAGACATGGAATGTTAAAAGAATAGCTTATGCACCATCTTTCGGTCATGATGTCTGGGATTATACGCCAGAAGAAACTGTAAGTATTAGGGCATTGCTCCGGCTGTTTGATTATTTGTCTGTACGTGAGGAATCTGGCGTGGAACTCTGCATGCGAGAACTGGGGTTAACCACAAAGCATGTGGCTGATCCGACTATGCTCCTAACTGCAGAGGATTACAAAGTGCTGATAAAGAATACAAGTAAGTCAAGTGGCAATCTATTGTGCTACGTGCTGGATATGACAGAAGAGAAGCAACAGGAAATCAATGCTATTCTCAAAGAATACAATCTGAAGCCTTTTACCGTTAATGCTAATGTGGAAGCTGAGTGGGACTCTGACAAAGTCAGTGTGCAGCCACCTGTAGAACAATGGTTGCGAGGCTTTATGGATGCTGACTTGGTTATTACAGACTCGTTCCATGCTTGCGTATTCTCCATCATATTTAATAAGAAATTCATCGTAATGGGAAACTCCCACAGAGGTACAGCCCGAATAAACTCCTTGCTTCGCACTTTTGGCAGCGAACCTAGTTCTGAAAGGTTGGCAAAGCTGAACGAATTGAGAGTAGAAGGACTCATTTTTTTATCGAATGCATTATGCCAAAGATAA
- a CDS encoding glycosyltransferase yields the protein MKILFDFLAIYQKNGAAEYTRRVFYALLDRIEHAAHTDDITITCLFDSHHLPAYTEMRPDSLRHKYVDFVDIQNGISAINAQNYDVFFFGCAQNAGWNPQLEELTCKSILVFHDCVWEEFYNNDINLYLAHNANDMFHYRATGPRGKKVYWDIKSPTIRFCRWLLHVRRHGVLEDGYNMLQPALALLRKREDNVIMTVSNYSKSSIMYNFNVKEDKIHVKYSPERIYTEKKSDAKGRINEKLKRLVDGKVKYYLMVSANRDAKNAKKALHAFESFTKIKPDMYAVTVGYGKTLFKNHIDLPFLNDIDLREAYKNCYALLYPSLFEGFGYPPLEAMKYGKPILASNVCSIPEVLGDAPVYFSPIYETAIFNALMVLNDDNYSEFAEKSLQRYQQIHEKQESDLTDLVNMILGVDNK from the coding sequence ATGAAAATACTTTTCGATTTCTTAGCGATATATCAGAAAAATGGTGCTGCAGAATATACTCGTAGAGTGTTTTATGCATTGTTGGATAGGATAGAACATGCGGCTCATACTGATGACATAACCATCACTTGCTTATTTGATAGTCATCATCTGCCTGCATATACTGAAATGCGTCCGGATAGCTTGCGCCATAAATACGTGGATTTTGTCGACATACAAAATGGCATCTCTGCAATCAATGCACAGAATTATGATGTATTCTTCTTCGGGTGTGCGCAAAATGCAGGATGGAATCCTCAGTTGGAAGAACTGACCTGCAAGTCAATCCTTGTATTTCATGATTGTGTTTGGGAGGAATTCTACAACAATGATATAAACCTCTATCTTGCTCATAACGCCAATGATATGTTTCATTACAGAGCGACAGGACCAAGGGGTAAGAAAGTTTATTGGGACATAAAAAGCCCTACTATCAGATTTTGCAGATGGTTGTTGCACGTTCGTCGGCATGGTGTTTTGGAGGACGGTTATAACATGTTACAGCCAGCATTGGCTTTACTCCGTAAAAGAGAGGATAATGTCATTATGACGGTATCAAACTACTCGAAGAGTTCTATCATGTATAATTTCAATGTAAAAGAGGATAAGATACATGTCAAGTATAGTCCTGAGCGAATTTATACCGAGAAAAAGTCTGATGCGAAGGGGAGAATCAATGAAAAGTTGAAACGTTTGGTGGATGGCAAGGTAAAGTACTACTTGATGGTAAGTGCTAACAGAGATGCCAAGAATGCCAAGAAGGCATTGCATGCATTCGAGTCCTTCACTAAAATAAAACCTGATATGTATGCTGTCACGGTTGGCTATGGTAAGACTTTATTCAAGAACCATATAGATTTGCCTTTTTTGAATGATATAGATTTGCGAGAGGCGTACAAGAATTGCTATGCGTTGTTGTACCCATCGCTGTTCGAGGGATTTGGCTATCCACCATTGGAGGCAATGAAATATGGCAAACCTATATTGGCATCCAATGTTTGCTCTATACCTGAGGTGTTGGGTGATGCACCTGTTTATTTCTCTCCTATTTATGAAACGGCCATATTCAATGCCCTAATGGTGCTCAATGATGATAACTATTCAGAGTTTGCAGAAAAATCTCTCCAACGCTATCAGCAGATACATGAGAAACAGGAGAGTGATTTGACAGATCTTGTGAATATGATATTGGGGGTAGATAACAAATAA
- a CDS encoding glycoside hydrolase family 99-like domain-containing protein, producing MKQDISLFAYYLPQYYEIEFNNKYWGQGHTEWTVAENAKPLFKGHYQPHVPADLGFYNLLMPRARKAQADMAKEYGVDGFCYWHYWFGDGKTIMEKPFNAVVESKEPDFPFCLCWANHSWQNPQTKEIMISQQYLGEEDHKKHFYNLLGAFKDERYAKIGGKPIFGIFSPDSLPLIDQFIDLWNGFAQKEGFAGIYFIGLAQTPEEYQAICHYKLDAINVIRLKDFLLYQNKWKEFFKHKLGALHTYKYEDALRYFVSQEDKAENIIPTIISGWDHSPRAGENSLILTNYTPALFQKHLENVFDILVQKENKICFIKAWNEWGEGNHLEPDLKYGLDFLKTLKQVKESYFKK from the coding sequence ATGAAACAAGATATCAGTTTATTTGCATACTATCTTCCTCAATATTATGAGATTGAGTTTAATAATAAATACTGGGGGCAGGGACATACGGAATGGACGGTAGCAGAAAATGCAAAGCCATTGTTCAAAGGCCATTACCAGCCTCATGTTCCTGCTGATTTAGGGTTCTATAATCTATTAATGCCTAGAGCTCGTAAAGCGCAGGCGGATATGGCTAAGGAATATGGAGTGGACGGATTTTGTTATTGGCATTACTGGTTTGGAGATGGAAAAACCATCATGGAAAAACCCTTTAATGCAGTAGTGGAAAGTAAAGAACCTGATTTTCCGTTTTGCCTCTGTTGGGCTAATCACAGTTGGCAGAATCCACAGACAAAGGAAATAATGATTAGCCAACAATATTTAGGGGAAGAAGATCATAAAAAACATTTCTATAATTTGCTGGGAGCTTTCAAAGACGAGCGCTATGCCAAAATAGGCGGAAAACCTATATTCGGCATTTTTAGTCCTGATTCGCTTCCTTTGATTGACCAATTTATTGATTTATGGAATGGATTTGCTCAAAAAGAAGGATTCGCAGGGATTTATTTCATAGGTTTGGCGCAGACTCCGGAGGAGTATCAAGCAATTTGTCATTATAAGTTGGATGCCATTAATGTGATACGCTTAAAGGACTTCCTGTTATATCAAAACAAATGGAAAGAGTTTTTTAAGCACAAATTGGGAGCTTTACATACTTATAAATATGAAGATGCACTAAGATATTTTGTTTCTCAGGAAGATAAAGCAGAAAATATTATTCCGACTATTATATCTGGTTGGGATCATAGCCCAAGAGCAGGGGAAAATTCTTTGATATTGACAAATTATACTCCTGCATTGTTTCAAAAGCATCTGGAAAATGTTTTTGATATTCTTGTTCAAAAAGAGAATAAAATATGTTTTATTAAAGCATGGAACGAATGGGGAGAAGGCAATCATCTGGAACCGGATTTGAAATACGGACTAGACTTTTTGAAGACTTTGAAACAAGTAAAAGAATCATATTTCAAGAAATGA
- a CDS encoding glycosyltransferase family 2 protein, producing MPKIIYSIVIPHYNIPDLLERALNSIPQREDIEIIVVDDNSDPAKVDFEHFPGLDRPNTHCVLLKKNGGAGIARNTAISMAKGRWILCVDADDFLMNDAFDKIDKYRYSDSDVVVFKADSCMSDEVAKKGERHHASQLCSFIDECLSGKREVRNLLFSIWSPWCKLVKREFLIDNQITFATTPISEDVIWCTRIAVHSKKAEVSGDCIYCLTERKGSLTSDVSVKKFTIWCNVLKERNTYLHKYHYDEYYFYFGYDELIFLRKKGAFTYIKFCTKCLRYGIMKPCAMYGIEAKLHFRYPYLYLLLNLWDFQKISKSSMLCKLWKKLR from the coding sequence ATGCCAAAGATAATATATAGTATAGTCATACCACACTACAATATACCCGATTTGTTGGAACGCGCTTTGAATTCCATTCCACAGCGAGAGGACATCGAGATAATAGTCGTTGATGATAACAGCGATCCTGCGAAAGTTGATTTCGAACATTTTCCTGGTCTCGACCGCCCCAACACCCATTGCGTGCTCCTGAAGAAAAATGGTGGAGCGGGCATAGCTCGGAATACAGCTATCTCTATGGCAAAAGGACGATGGATTTTGTGTGTAGATGCGGATGACTTCCTTATGAATGATGCTTTCGATAAGATAGATAAGTACCGCTATTCAGATTCGGATGTGGTGGTATTTAAAGCTGATAGCTGTATGTCTGACGAGGTAGCCAAGAAGGGAGAACGTCATCATGCATCACAGTTGTGTAGTTTTATAGACGAATGTCTCAGTGGTAAGCGTGAGGTTCGGAATCTGTTGTTCTCTATCTGGTCACCATGGTGTAAACTGGTTAAACGTGAATTTTTGATTGACAATCAAATAACTTTTGCCACCACACCCATTTCGGAGGATGTAATTTGGTGTACAAGAATCGCTGTTCATAGTAAGAAAGCAGAAGTCTCAGGCGATTGCATCTACTGTCTGACAGAACGGAAAGGAAGTCTGACAAGCGATGTCAGTGTGAAGAAATTCACAATATGGTGTAATGTGCTAAAGGAACGTAATACATATTTGCACAAATATCATTATGATGAATACTACTTCTATTTCGGTTACGATGAGCTGATATTCTTACGAAAGAAGGGAGCATTCACTTATATCAAGTTCTGCACAAAATGTCTCCGTTATGGCATTATGAAACCATGTGCAATGTATGGTATAGAGGCGAAGCTTCATTTCCGCTACCCTTATCTGTATTTACTGTTAAATCTTTGGGATTTCCAAAAAATCAGTAAATCATCCATGTTATGTAAACTTTGGAAGAAACTACGATGA
- a CDS encoding glycosyltransferase: MRHILFFIESFSGGGAEKVLLTILRHLNYHRFEVTVLVMNDVGALYCDFHRLPVRIVSVIPIGDGLWAKLKYKLIYRWLPIWLVAKWVVPQLGIDMYVAFVEGVCTKLLASLHRVKKVAWVHSDLIQLPWTLEKGIYQNREKEIKAYKQFDKVICVSHSVERMMCEHYGLEKVCTIYNPIDESDIEKKKELPCTIEVDENVFNIVAIGRLTRPKGFDHLLPIVKKLMQEEVKFKVYILGEGEERKALERQQHELRLDDVVSMPGFIANPYSILKNMQLLVCPSIAEGYSLVIAEALYLGVPVISMDCSGPSELLEKERFGELCSDWEHFYSAIKRAMVEKNYFIDLQQRAVQRKSFFSTLQTVKEIENLLG; encoded by the coding sequence ATGAGGCATATTCTTTTCTTTATTGAATCATTTTCAGGGGGTGGCGCAGAGAAGGTGCTGCTCACCATTTTGCGCCATTTGAATTATCATCGGTTTGAGGTAACGGTATTGGTGATGAATGATGTGGGTGCTTTATATTGTGATTTTCATCGATTGCCTGTAAGGATTGTTTCGGTGATTCCTATTGGTGATGGATTGTGGGCTAAGTTGAAATATAAACTAATCTATCGGTGGCTGCCTATATGGTTAGTGGCTAAATGGGTGGTTCCGCAACTTGGTATTGATATGTATGTAGCGTTTGTGGAGGGGGTCTGTACTAAGTTGTTGGCATCTTTGCATAGAGTTAAAAAGGTAGCTTGGGTACATAGTGATTTGATACAGTTGCCATGGACGCTTGAAAAAGGAATTTATCAAAATCGTGAAAAAGAGATTAAGGCTTATAAACAGTTCGATAAGGTGATTTGTGTATCGCATTCTGTGGAACGTATGATGTGTGAACATTATGGATTAGAAAAAGTTTGTACGATTTATAATCCGATAGACGAATCTGATATAGAGAAAAAGAAAGAGTTGCCCTGTACGATAGAAGTTGATGAAAATGTTTTTAATATTGTGGCAATAGGTCGTCTTACACGTCCAAAAGGTTTCGACCATTTGTTGCCTATTGTGAAAAAATTGATGCAGGAAGAGGTGAAGTTTAAGGTTTATATATTGGGAGAAGGTGAAGAACGTAAGGCTTTGGAGCGGCAACAACATGAATTAAGGTTGGATGACGTGGTTTCTATGCCCGGTTTCATTGCCAATCCTTATAGTATATTAAAAAATATGCAGTTGTTAGTGTGTCCTTCTATTGCCGAAGGTTATAGCTTGGTTATAGCAGAGGCTCTTTATTTGGGGGTACCGGTTATTAGTATGGATTGTTCTGGCCCAAGTGAATTGTTGGAGAAGGAGCGCTTTGGTGAACTTTGTTCGGATTGGGAACATTTTTATTCGGCTATTAAACGAGCAATGGTAGAAAAGAATTATTTTATAGATTTACAGCAACGTGCAGTTCAACGAAAGTCATTTTTTAGCACATTACAAACTGTAAAAGAAATAGAAAATTTATTGGGGTGA